A genomic window from Punica granatum isolate Tunisia-2019 chromosome 2, ASM765513v2, whole genome shotgun sequence includes:
- the LOC116197977 gene encoding protein GLUTAMINE DUMPER 2-like yields MEAANAHDMSTAPPSAATPHSPWHSPVPYLFGGLAAMLGLIAFALLILACSYWKLSGYLDGGRQDGTAGEGDVDVEAGTGDGRKPVFEEKILVVMAGEVKPTFLAIPLSSRSSSFGDGNTNCSSGADKSEKPEVAVEKNAPKQQSSDQHQQSL; encoded by the coding sequence ATGGAAGCTGCCAATGCCCACGACATGTCGACGGCGCCGCCGTCAGCTGCCACCCCGCACTCGCCATGGCATTCCCCGGTGCCGTACCTTTTCGGCGGCCTGGCGGCGATGTTGGGTCTCATAGCCTTCGCCCTCTTGATCCTTGCATGCTCCTACTGGAAGCTCTCCGGCTACTTGGACGGCGGCAGGCAGGACGGCACCGCCGGCGAGGGCGACGTCGACGTGGAGGCCGGGACTGGTGATGGCAGGAAGCCAGTGTTCGAGGAGAAGATACTGGTGGTCATGGCGGGGGAGGTGAAGCCCACCTTCTTGGCCATCCCCCTGTCCAGCCGGTCGTCCTCCTTTGGGGACGGCAACACTAACTGCAGTTCCGGCGCCGACAAGAGCGAGAAACCGGAGGTGGCGGTTGAGAAAAATGCACCGAAACAACAAAGTAGTGACCAGCACCAACAGAGCTTATAA